DNA from Cotesia glomerata isolate CgM1 linkage group LG10, MPM_Cglom_v2.3, whole genome shotgun sequence:
taagcaaaataaaaaaattataaatgtcggctaactttattattatatttttttgccataatttattttgttaaaaaaattaatgatactaaagttagccgacgtttctaattttttttttaataattaaattagaacaaaaaaatatttttaaaaaattgcacttacagtttttaaagttttttacaaatgtatttttttttctagtcattttttcaataaaaaaaaaaattaaaaaatttttaaatatcggctaacttaatttttataaaaaattatcaaatatctgttaaattaattttcataaattttatagcaTGTGATAATAATCTTCAAATGATTTGCATTattcattgaattaaattaaaataaaatgacgtatatattttattacgcACACACGTCACGAGACAGTTAAATATGGAGCTACCCTAATTTCGTggtttcgaaaaatctaaGCCAATAACATTAAGCGCGATTATTATGGCAAGTAGTATACGCCAAGGTGCTTATGTACGTCAATGTCACGGTTACGACTCACTTTAGTACAAGATACggccaaaaaattaatttagttacaaGTTGCTACTGTTAGATAAATTATATctgattataattatgaataataattcagTACGgcaagttaaataaatataaatgttaaatttaaaattaaaatttaaaaattaatcgattaaacgTATTACCTTGAGCAAAGGTACCCAGAGAAACTGGCGACGATCAATGcttagatcaatttttaacaaaactagtgagaaactataaaaaatatttttagcatTTAGTTTGTATTATTTAAAGGTGAAATTTGATGTAACATTCTGACAGAGAGAGGGAGAGCTGTTAACAAAAATACAACAACTAAATATGCTGAATTGTATTACGCTTGATGAACAAATGATTTTAGCCGTCCCGGCTGTTGTCGATCAGTAGTTAGAGGAATGTATCACACATCAGCCAATTCTGCTCTTTCGCTAACTCGCGTTCAGCCTGAAACAATATtaggtttttattaattattttttatttttaattacaaatagcttattttttttatataaacacttacttgttattttttttttatataatttaagtgataaaaaattttgtaaattaaaattaaaaatttatctatctGGTAAGAAATTCTATCGAGGTGTAAAAACACCTGTATATAAAACCAGtacaaaaaatagttttataataCATAgacttttttacaaaatttcggTAATACAATGCAAAGAGATAATAAGcacaaaaagtaataaatttttagagaattgaaaaataaaaatacaaaattataaataattatcagaaacagaaatattaaattaaatacttgcATTTTCCAACACATTTTTTAAGCATATTAACCATTAAGGTTTCTTATCCGGTTACTTAACTTTTTCTTATCACAATCTATTGTTTTCATATCAGTAGGGAGTttgttataatattaaattgatatatataataaacattCTGTGTACTAAtagttttgttaatttttggtaGTAATAGCAACTTAGATCTTGTATTTGTAAGTTTTTTAGAGTACAGGCTTTTACATTTAATTCGATAGTAATAAGTGAGtgcatttattataaatgagtCTCTTATTATCAAAGATTATTAgtgttgtaattatttatttatttgtaaagaaacGCTCTTGACAATTTACAACAATATGTTACATTTTTATGTGTAGAAtgtttagtaataattttatacaataaataGCATCAATAAAGAGAAGATaggtttaagaaattaaaaaaaaattttttttaataaatttgaaagaagagaaaaacaaaacaaggaaaaaaaaatttttttttaatttgaaagaagaaaaaaacaaaacaagaaaaaaaaattaaaaaaaattttttttttaatttgaaataagagaaaaacaaaacaagaaaaaaaattttttttttaattttttaaaaaatttgaaagagaacaacaaaacaagaaaaactattttttttaagtttgaaagaagagaaaaacaaaacaagaaaaaaaaatttttttttttttaatttaaaagaagaaaaaaacaaaaaaaaaatttagtaattgataattgataatcactaattgataaaatataactGATAGTAAATAATCACTATTTGTACACCTggaatgtaaatattttagaatCACCCTTTTTGcttcactttttattttatctgctggacctccaaaaatttatacatagctttttaattataattaaatataaataattattttatattgaagaGATGTGACAGGTAacattttaattgaattgtcaaataaaaatgaaatattaaaatgtaatttatttttcagcaaACGTGGGATACGAGCAAGAAACGCGAAATGGCGAGACCACGGACACACTGTCAAAGCAACCAGGAAGCATCGGAGAAACGGGGAGCGCATCGCCGACGCAAGACAACTTATCAGGAAACAGGAACAGATGGCGGCTTCGTAGGAGCAGCTCGACACAAGGCAAAAACAATGAACTGGCTTCTTGTCTGGGGGATGACGAAGACGGGGGTGGAAGGCGCGGAGGGCTGGAGGGGAAGGACCCAGAGACGAACGACCCTGTTCACCTCAAGAGACGGGTGGGACTCGTCAGTGGGGTGGCTTTAATTGTCGGGACCATGATCGGTTCAGGAATATTCGTATCGCCGACGGGTTTGTTAATCCGCACTGGCAGCGTCGGCATGAGTTTCCTGGTATGGACCGCGTGCGGAGTACTGAGTTTGTGCGGAGCGCTAGCTTACGCTGAACTCGGTACAATGAACACCAGCAGCGGGGCTGAGTACGCGTATTTCATGGACGCATTTGGAGCACCACCGGCATTTCTTTTCTCCTGGACATCAACGCTCGTTCTCAAGCCCTCGCAGATGGCGATAATATGCCTCTCGTTTGCCCAGTACGCTGTTGAGGCGTTTGCCGCGGAGTGCGAACCGCCAGAACATCTTGTTAAAATCGTCGGGCTTCTTGCAATCACGGTTATTCTGCTCATTAATTGTTACAGTGTTAATCTTGCGACTGGCGTACAAAATACCTTCACGGCCGCCAAGCTCATTGCTATACTTGTCGTAATAGCCGGTGGCTCGTGGTCACTTGCCAAAGGCAATACTCAACATCTGCAAGGTGCATTTAAAATGTTAGATGAAACCGACACCCTGACTATCGGAAGACTTGCGACTGCATTTTATACTGGTCTTTGGGCTTACGATGGATGGAACAATCTTAATTATGTTACGGAAGAAATTAAAGATCCTTCCAAAAATTTACCCAGGTCTATTATGATTGGAATTCCTCTTGTTACTGTATGCTACGCTCTTATTAATCTTTCTTATCTGGCTGTCATGTCACCCATGGAAATGATTGAAAGTGAAGCTGTAGCAGTTGTAAGTCTCCTAGTtggcataaaataaatactttgttaaaattatgataCTCAAATTTAGACACtctattttttagatttttataacaaattataatttaaaaatttcacttgtaaaaaatgaaaattaatttagtagatatttaataatttttgtaaaaaataaattatagcaaaaaaaattgacaagaaatttaaaaatctttaaaatgcaatttttaaaaataatttatttatactaaaaattttaaaatctatcaaaTGTCAATGATTCAATAGTTGCAaccaacaattattttttataaattgtcaataattaaaactataataattaaaatattattattgtagacCTTTGGAAATCGTATTCTTGGAGTAATGGCATGGCTGATGCCCTTCTCGGTAGCTGTGAGTACCTTTGGATCAGCAAACGGAACCCTTTTCGCTGCTGGAAGACTGTGTTTCGCTGCCTCGCGACAAGGCCATCTTCTTGACTGTCTCAGTTATGTTCACGTCCGACGTTTTACCCCGGCACCAGGGCTTATTTTTCACTCTTTAGTGGCAGGTAACTaattagtatattacatacctaggccagtaaaataaaaaaagtctcaAATTacatgttttaaattaaacgtttctaattactaaaatttttttcagccgCAATGGTGTTGTCTGGTAACATCAACTCACTAATTGACTTCTTTTCCTTCACTGCATGGATATTCTACGGAGGTGCGATGCTCGCGCTACTAGTTATGCGCAAGACACGACCTAATCATCCTCGTCCTTACAAATGTCCGCTTGTTATACCAATATTTGTGCTAGGAATTTCCATGTACCTGATAGTTGGCCCAATAATTGATAAGCCTCAGATTGAGTATCTGTATGCCGCGGGATTTATCGCTGCTGGCATGTTATTCTACCTCCCGTTTGTCAAATATGGATATGTACCCAAATTTATGGGtatgtttttataatataagtaCTTTCTATACTAGTATTTACTTATTACTTCCCAAGcggcataaaaatttttttatcatattttgttgaatttaatttgacaatttttgacTTGCTGAATAAAATCttccaaaaataattctttttttgacGCTTGGAAattgtacacggaaagaatAAGATGATattggatatcatcccagattatactgagtgaaaacaaatttcagatagtagctagtataatccagatatcactcagtataatttggattatactagctactatctgaaattttttttcaccacagatatcactgagcataatctgggatgatatccagtgttatctttttttttttccgtgtagagacactttaaattccaaaaataatatgacattaaagttagctgtcacttgattaatttttaattttttttaacaattgaattaattctaaaaaattatttttaaaaaattgcgtttttaattttttaaaatttctacatgtcaatttttttatatttttttttgccataatttatttgttaaaaaaaattattaaatatctgctaactttattatcgtaaaataatttaaattacaactcataataataattataataaatttactcactaaatatttaacttataTTTCAGAAGGGGTTAACGTTTTTCTTCAGATGTTGTTGGAGGTGGCACCAACAGCCGCCTCATACGATTGATTCTTcttatatattcataaatataaaatacagaatcacaaaataatataattaaatattttggtGCCGAATCATTCCACTGTGGCATtggatataaattatattatataactatatatatacttacatacatacagacataaatataaaatcaataattattttgtatttttattaattggagattaaagattattaagaaaaaaaaaacattttaaaggATACAGAGATAACGTTTTTATCGTTGACTTTGATGAgggtaattttttgtaagcccaattctattattgataaatatatatataaatacataaatattattttattactcgTTATATGCTGCGT
Protein-coding regions in this window:
- the LOC123272957 gene encoding b(0,+)-type amino acid transporter 1 isoform X2; translated protein: MHVAPFKRANVGYEQETRNGETTDTLSKQPGSIGETGSASPTQDNLSGNRNRWRLRRSSSTQGKNNELASCLGDDEDGGGRRGGLEGKDPETNDPVHLKRRVGLVSGVALIVGTMIGSGIFVSPTGLLIRTGSVGMSFLVWTACGVLSLCGALAYAELGTMNTSSGAEYAYFMDAFGAPPAFLFSWTSTLVLKPSQMAIICLSFAQYAVEAFAAECEPPEHLVKIVGLLAITVILLINCYSVNLATGVQNTFTAAKLIAILVVIAGGSWSLAKGNTQHLQGAFKMLDETDTLTIGRLATAFYTGLWAYDGWNNLNYVTEEIKDPSKNLPRSIMIGIPLVTVCYALINLSYLAVMSPMEMIESEAVAVTFGNRILGVMAWLMPFSVAVSTFGSANGTLFAAGRLCFAASRQGHLLDCLSYVHVRRFTPAPGLIFHSLVAAAMVLSGNINSLIDFFSFTAWIFYGGAMLALLVMRKTRPNHPRPYKCPLVIPIFVLGISMYLIVGPIIDKPQIEYLYAAGFIAAGMLFYLPFVKYGYVPKFMEGVNVFLQMLLEVAPTAASYD
- the LOC123272957 gene encoding b(0,+)-type amino acid transporter 1 isoform X1 — protein: MYHTSANSALSLTRVQPETILANVGYEQETRNGETTDTLSKQPGSIGETGSASPTQDNLSGNRNRWRLRRSSSTQGKNNELASCLGDDEDGGGRRGGLEGKDPETNDPVHLKRRVGLVSGVALIVGTMIGSGIFVSPTGLLIRTGSVGMSFLVWTACGVLSLCGALAYAELGTMNTSSGAEYAYFMDAFGAPPAFLFSWTSTLVLKPSQMAIICLSFAQYAVEAFAAECEPPEHLVKIVGLLAITVILLINCYSVNLATGVQNTFTAAKLIAILVVIAGGSWSLAKGNTQHLQGAFKMLDETDTLTIGRLATAFYTGLWAYDGWNNLNYVTEEIKDPSKNLPRSIMIGIPLVTVCYALINLSYLAVMSPMEMIESEAVAVTFGNRILGVMAWLMPFSVAVSTFGSANGTLFAAGRLCFAASRQGHLLDCLSYVHVRRFTPAPGLIFHSLVAAAMVLSGNINSLIDFFSFTAWIFYGGAMLALLVMRKTRPNHPRPYKCPLVIPIFVLGISMYLIVGPIIDKPQIEYLYAAGFIAAGMLFYLPFVKYGYVPKFMEGVNVFLQMLLEVAPTAASYD